Proteins found in one Irregularibacter muris genomic segment:
- a CDS encoding PTS transporter subunit EIIC — protein MSFRKRASEEIQRFGRTLLLPIAVMAPVGMVLGLTGALTQSYMIERLPFLGNATLQLILNSLKGIADIIFSNIPVLFAMGVAYGLSKKDKGIAVFSAIISYLVLNASINVWLSATGNLADPEVMGQVGQGIVLGIQTIRLEALGGIISGIIGALVTDRFYNLQFPLALAFFSGKKSVPIISTGISIVVGLILPFFWQYITKALIALSFILISGPFGTFIFRIMNRILIPFGLHHVWNSLIRFSEAGGTYMIDGEKFVGVIPTMNKILFELGPNHEAWNILPELTRFMAQNQMLLTLFMIPAVGFAMYRSAYAENKPYTKGLILTMVLTPFLGNVTEPLEFSFLFISPVLYGIYVLLNAIGAVALHLMGTAVGYIRGTIFDFAIFGLLYENTKWYNLLIVGIPLAIATYFVFMWAIKKWNVATPGREEETVGDNTLLKEKRYDEVAKIVVEALGGKSNVLYVENCVTRLRVDLKDYKLVDTDKIKESGTSGVFFPTKNHIHVVFGPNVEFVRNAVDDFLASDKAV, from the coding sequence ATGTCATTTAGAAAAAGAGCAAGTGAAGAAATTCAGAGATTTGGTAGAACCTTACTATTACCAATCGCTGTAATGGCACCAGTAGGAATGGTACTAGGTCTTACCGGAGCATTAACACAAAGTTATATGATTGAACGATTACCTTTTTTAGGAAATGCAACTTTGCAACTTATTTTAAATAGTTTAAAGGGGATCGCAGATATCATCTTTAGCAATATTCCTGTTTTATTTGCCATGGGTGTAGCCTACGGTTTGTCCAAAAAAGACAAGGGGATTGCGGTATTCTCCGCTATTATTTCTTATCTGGTATTAAATGCAAGTATTAATGTTTGGTTATCGGCGACAGGTAATCTGGCAGACCCAGAGGTTATGGGTCAAGTAGGTCAGGGTATAGTACTGGGAATACAAACCATAAGATTGGAAGCTTTAGGCGGAATCATCAGTGGGATTATTGGAGCCTTAGTTACAGATCGTTTTTATAATTTGCAGTTTCCCTTGGCCCTTGCATTTTTCAGTGGGAAAAAATCTGTTCCTATTATCTCCACTGGAATCAGTATCGTTGTTGGATTGATTCTTCCATTCTTTTGGCAATATATTACCAAAGCTTTAATCGCATTATCTTTCATTTTGATTAGTGGACCCTTTGGAACGTTTATTTTTAGGATAATGAATCGAATATTGATTCCCTTTGGACTTCACCATGTGTGGAATTCCTTGATACGCTTTAGTGAAGCAGGGGGGACCTATATGATAGATGGGGAAAAGTTTGTAGGAGTCATTCCCACAATGAACAAGATTTTATTTGAATTGGGACCAAATCACGAAGCTTGGAATATTTTACCTGAGTTAACAAGATTCATGGCTCAAAATCAAATGTTATTAACTTTATTTATGATTCCAGCTGTTGGTTTTGCAATGTATAGATCAGCCTATGCTGAAAATAAACCTTATACTAAAGGTCTTATCTTAACTATGGTATTAACACCCTTTTTAGGCAATGTAACAGAGCCCCTTGAATTCTCTTTCTTATTTATTTCACCTGTATTATATGGAATTTACGTATTATTAAATGCAATAGGAGCTGTTGCCCTACATTTAATGGGAACGGCAGTAGGGTATATTCGAGGAACTATTTTCGACTTTGCCATTTTTGGTCTTCTTTATGAAAATACCAAATGGTATAACCTATTGATTGTAGGGATTCCACTGGCTATTGCTACCTATTTTGTATTTATGTGGGCCATTAAGAAATGGAATGTTGCAACCCCAGGTAGAGAAGAGGAGACAGTAGGAGATAATACATTACTAAAAGAAAAACGATATGATGAAGTGGCTAAAATTGTTGTGGAAGCTTTAGGTGGAAAATCAAATGTTCTTTATGTAGAAAACTGTGTCACTAGACTAAGAGTAGACTTGAAAGATTACAAGCTAGTGGATACGGACAAGATAAAAGAGTCTGGAACTTCAGGAGTATTTTTCCCAACGAAAAATCATATCCACGTGGTATTTGGACCCAATGTTGAGTTTGTAAGAAATGCAGTAGATGATTTTTTAGCCAGCGATAAGGCTGTTTAA
- the metK gene encoding methionine adenosyltransferase, whose product MVRKLFTSESVTEGHPDKICDQISDSILDAILEKDPNARVACETSVTTGLVLVAGEITTNCYADIPKIVRQTIKDIGYTRAKYGFDGDTCGVLTAIDEQSADIAMGVDKALEAKEGQMNDEEIEAIGAGDQGMMFGFATNETPELMPLPISLAHKLAFRLTEIRKNGTLKYLRPDGKTQVTVEYEDDKPVRIDTIVISTQHNAKVEGKTIEKDMIEHVIKPVVPTELLDEKTRYFINPTGRFVIGGPQGDAGLTGRKIIVDTYGGYGRHGGGAFSGKDPTKVDRSGAYAARYVAKNIVAAGLADKCEVELAYAIGVAQPVSVFVETFGTAKISEDKIVELIRKHFDLRPAGIIKELDLRKPIYRQTAAYGHFGRTDVDLPWERTDRAEMLRKEGLGA is encoded by the coding sequence ATGGTGAGAAAATTATTTACGTCAGAATCAGTTACTGAAGGACATCCAGACAAAATTTGTGACCAAATTTCTGATTCTATCTTAGATGCTATATTAGAAAAAGACCCTAATGCAAGAGTAGCCTGTGAAACTTCAGTGACTACTGGTTTGGTATTAGTGGCTGGAGAAATCACCACCAATTGTTATGCAGACATCCCAAAAATTGTGAGACAAACTATAAAGGATATTGGATATACCAGAGCAAAATACGGTTTTGATGGAGATACCTGTGGAGTATTGACAGCTATTGATGAGCAATCGGCTGATATTGCCATGGGAGTGGATAAAGCCTTAGAAGCTAAGGAAGGGCAAATGAATGATGAGGAAATAGAGGCTATAGGTGCAGGAGATCAAGGAATGATGTTTGGTTTCGCTACCAATGAAACCCCAGAATTAATGCCTTTACCTATTTCATTGGCTCATAAACTAGCCTTTAGATTAACCGAAATAAGAAAAAATGGAACTTTAAAATATTTACGTCCCGATGGAAAAACTCAAGTAACTGTTGAATATGAAGACGACAAGCCTGTTAGAATAGATACTATTGTTATTTCTACCCAACACAATGCCAAGGTAGAAGGAAAAACTATCGAAAAAGATATGATAGAGCATGTGATTAAGCCGGTGGTACCTACAGAATTATTAGATGAAAAAACTCGGTACTTTATCAATCCTACTGGACGCTTTGTTATAGGTGGTCCTCAGGGGGATGCAGGACTTACTGGTCGAAAAATTATCGTAGATACCTATGGTGGCTACGGTCGTCATGGAGGGGGAGCCTTCTCGGGAAAGGATCCAACCAAAGTAGATCGATCTGGAGCCTATGCAGCTCGCTATGTAGCTAAAAATATTGTAGCAGCAGGTTTAGCCGATAAATGTGAAGTAGAATTAGCCTATGCCATTGGGGTAGCCCAACCTGTTTCTGTCTTTGTAGAGACCTTTGGTACAGCTAAAATTAGTGAAGATAAAATTGTAGAATTGATTAGAAAACATTTTGATCTACGGCCTGCTGGTATTATTAAAGAGCTTGACTTAAGAAAGCCCATTTATCGTCAAACAGCGGCCTATGGACACTTTGGGAGAACCGATGTAGACCTCCCTTGGGAAAGGACCGATAGAGCAGAGATGTTAAGAAAAGAAGGATTAGGTGCATAG
- a CDS encoding COG2426 family protein, whose product MRLLKSELMVFLMAATPLLELRASLPYGIFVLDMGYFHAFILSVLGSILPAPFILWFLPSVLSYLKKKRGFSTIAHWITRRTIKKSKKLETYKLWGLFLLVAIPLPGTGVWTGSAVAALLRIPFKDALLTCFAGTIVAGMIILLLSYHATLMV is encoded by the coding sequence TTGAGACTACTAAAAAGTGAACTCATGGTATTCTTAATGGCGGCTACCCCTTTGTTAGAACTCAGGGCATCCTTGCCCTATGGAATATTTGTACTGGATATGGGCTATTTTCATGCTTTTATCCTATCTGTTTTGGGGAGCATACTACCTGCACCCTTTATATTATGGTTTTTACCCTCGGTATTGAGTTATTTAAAGAAAAAAAGGGGGTTTTCCACTATAGCCCATTGGATTACAAGGCGCACTATCAAAAAGTCCAAAAAGCTCGAAACCTATAAATTATGGGGATTATTTTTATTGGTGGCAATACCTTTACCGGGGACAGGAGTCTGGACAGGAAGTGCGGTGGCAGCTCTTTTGAGAATCCCCTTTAAAGATGCATTATTAACATGTTTTGCGGGTACAATAGTCGCAGGAATGATTATTCTCTTGCTTTCCTATCATGCGACTTTGATGGTGTAA